The Felis catus isolate Fca126 chromosome X, F.catus_Fca126_mat1.0, whole genome shotgun sequence genome includes a region encoding these proteins:
- the CLDN2 gene encoding claudin-2 produces the protein MASVGFQLVGYILGLLGLLGTLVAMLLPSWRTSSYVGTSIVTAVGFSKGLWMECATHSTGITQCDIYSTLLGLPADIQAAQAMMVTSSAVSSLACIVSVVGMRCTIFCQDSRVKDRLAVVGGVFFILGGLLGFIPVAWNLHGILRDFYSPLVPDSMKFEIGEALYLGIISSLFSLVAGIILCFSCPLQGNRSNYYDAYQAQPLATRGSPRPGQPPKVKSEFNSYSLTGYV, from the coding sequence ATGGCCTCTGTTGGTTTCCAGCTTGTAGGCTACATCCTGGGCCTCCTGGGGTTGCTGGGCACTCTGGTAGCCATGCTGCTCCCCAGCTGGCGAACCAGCTCCTACGTTGGCACCAGCATCGTGACGGCAGTTGGCTTCTCCAAGGGCCTCTGGATGGAGTGTGCCACACACAGCACAGGCATCACCCAGTGTGACATCTATAGCACGCTTCTAGGCTTGCCTGCTGACATCCAGGCTGCCCAGGCCATGATGGTAACATCCAGTGCAGTCTCTTCATTGGCCTGCATCGTCTCTGTGGTGGGCATGAGATGCACAATCTTCTGCCAGGACTCCAGAGTCAAAGACAGATTGGCGGTGGTAGGAGGAGTCTTCTTCATCCTTGGAGGCCTCCTGGGCTTCATCCCTGTTGCCTGGAATCTTCACGGGATCCTGCGGGACTTCTACTCCCCACTGGTACCTGACAGCATGAAATTTGAGATCGGAGAGGCTCTTTACCTGGGCATTATTTCCTCCCTGTTCTCCTTGGTAGCTGGAATCATCCTCTGCTTTTCCTGCCCACTCCAGGGAAATCGCTCCAACTACTATGATGCCTATCAGGCCCAGCCCCTTGCAACTCGGGGCTCTCCAAGACCTGGTCAACCACCCAAGGTCAAGAGTGAGTTTAACTCCTACAGCCTGACAGGGTATGTGTGA